In Oncorhynchus mykiss isolate Arlee chromosome 1, USDA_OmykA_1.1, whole genome shotgun sequence, the following proteins share a genomic window:
- the LOC110534151 gene encoding leucine-rich repeat-containing protein 15 — MDLSINLYPFLLLFSISGVLGVCPDVCQCRDSKILCQGRSITEFPSSVPGSTTTFYISNTNITALKPHDLATFAEALGIFVVKDTGIREVFPGTFDLSHNLGALGFTGTELNDLPEALFLNLVKLESLTLSGNKLLVLRPAWLNSLTALRTLDISKNLITSVPEEAFRSVTELQHLSLARNNISQLSRDTFRGLRNLKSLRLNRNALREIPAGALDDLVSLEEISLQDNDITHLSANLFSQLQSLQKLYLSSNRLTSLPQGIFLNLPNLAQISLYENELQSLSPGVFGPMALKELWLYDNRLTRLEGKTFSNLTQLRLLVLSRNQISSVSPRAFSGLAELGEVSLHTNLLTSLREGTFQGLPKLVNISLKHNYISSLPAGLLQGQTQLGQLVLHNNSLPNLPSELLSTLTVAKEVLLADNPWRCDQDIVPLRDWLTRHPTKTNLSAVVCLTPSALRGYSIANLTNNELMQDTTTAIPDIAPTEKRRKPHTPPSKTSTPSPATEATPTQEQGEDTGSGRGNGEGVSRNTQILITAVVCTAVITSLIVCCVCWRRNKRGSRNLGRRNKNNSVI, encoded by the coding sequence ATGGACCTGTCAATCAATCTctacccctttctcctcctcttttccatcAGTGGAGTTCTTGGAGTGTGCCCAGATGTATGCCAGTGCAGAGACAGCAAAATCCTCTGCCAAGGCAGGTCAATCACAGAGTTCCCGTCCTCAGTGCCTGGCTCTACCACCACCTTCTACATCTCCAACACCAACATTACCGCTCTCAAACCCCATGACTTGGCTACTTTTGCCGAGGCCCTTGGCATCTTTGTGGTCAAAGACACTGGGATCAGAGAGGTGTTCCCTGGCACCTTTGACCTCAGTCATAACCTGGGTGCCCTGGGCTTCACCGGCACTGAGCTGAATGACCTGCCTGAGGCCCTGTTTCTAAATCTGGTGAAGCTGGAATCTCTGACTCTGAGTGGCAACAAGCTCCTGGTGCTCCGCCCTGCCTGGCTCAACTCCCTCACTGCTCTTAGGACCCTGGACATTAGCAAGAACCTCATCACGTCTGTACCTGAGGAGGCCTTTCGCTCTGTCACTGAGCTGCAGCATCTCTCCCTAGCCAGGAATAACATCAGTCAGCTTTCAAGGGACACCTTCAGGGGCCTGAGAAATCTCAAATCCCTGCGTCTGAACCGGAACGCTCTCAGGGAGATCCCTGCCGGAGCGTTGGATGACCTGGTGAGCCTGGAGGAGATTTCTTTGCAGGATAACGACATCACTCATCTCTCCGCTAACCTGTTCTCCCAGCTGCAGAGCCTGCAGAAGCTTTATCTCTCCAGCAACCGGCTGACTTCCCTCCCACAGGGGATTTTCCTCAACCTCCCAAACTTGGCCCAGATCTCCCTGTATGAGAATGAGCTCCAGAGTCTGTCCCCAGGGGTTTTTGGGCCCATGGCTCTGAAGGAGCTATGGCTGTATGACAACCGGCTGACACGCCTGGAGGGCAAAACCTTCAGCAACCTGACCCAGCTACGTCTGCTGGTGCTGAGCCGGAACCAGATCAGCTCTGTGTCCCCCAGGGCCTTCAGTGGACTGGCCGAGCTGGGGGAAGTGTCGCTGCACACCAACCTCCTCACCAGCCTGCGGGAAGGGACCTTCCAGGGGCTGCCCAAGCTGGTCAACATCTCCCTCAAGCACAACTACATCAGCTCCCTCCCCGCAGGGCTTCTCCAGGGCCAGACACAACTTGGCCAGCTGGTCCTCCACAACAACTCCCTACCCAACCTGCCCTCAGAGCTCCTCAGCACCCTAACAGTGGCCAAGGAGGTGTTGCTGGCTGACAACCCCTGGAGGTGCGACCAGGATATTGTGCCACTGCGCGACTGGCTGACACGGCACCCCACCAAGACCAACCTCAGTGCTGTGGTGTGCCTCACGCCCTCTGCCCTGAGAGGTTACAGCATAGCCAATCTGACCAACAACGAGCTGATGCAGGATACTACGACAGCCATCCCTGATATCGCCCccacagagaagaggaggaaacccCACACCCCCCCTTCCAAGACAAGCACCCCCTCTCCTGCTACAGAGGCCACACCCACCCAGGAGCAGGGGGAGGACACCGGTAGTGGGCGGGGGAACGGAGAGGGCGTGTCCAGGAACACGCAGATTCTTATCACCGCGGTAGTCTGCACCGCTGTCATCACCAGTCTCATCGTCTGCTGCGTCTGTTGGAGGAGGAACAAGAGAGGCAGCCGCAATCTTGGCCGCAGGAACAAAAACAACTCAGTCATCTAG